A portion of the candidate division KSB1 bacterium genome contains these proteins:
- a CDS encoding adenine phosphoribosyltransferase — protein sequence MQDLAALIRTVPDFPKKGIGFKDITTLIKHGDAFRQAVDAMLAPFAEEHIDLILGVEARGFLFAAAAAYKLGVGVIPARKPGKLPAKVVREEYALEYGTDAVEVHEDAISPGQRVLVIDDLLATGGTTAAAVRLVERLGGVVVGVSFLIELAFLHGREKLKGQKVHAVISCASE from the coding sequence ATGCAAGACCTGGCAGCGCTCATCAGAACTGTACCTGATTTCCCGAAGAAAGGCATCGGCTTCAAGGACATCACCACGCTCATCAAGCATGGCGACGCCTTCCGCCAAGCGGTGGACGCAATGCTCGCCCCTTTTGCGGAGGAGCACATCGACCTGATTTTGGGCGTCGAAGCGCGCGGCTTCCTCTTCGCCGCCGCCGCCGCCTACAAGTTGGGTGTGGGGGTGATCCCTGCCCGCAAACCTGGTAAGCTCCCGGCCAAAGTGGTGCGCGAAGAGTATGCCCTCGAGTACGGCACTGACGCCGTGGAAGTCCACGAGGACGCCATTAGCCCCGGGCAGCGGGTGTTGGTCATAGACGACCTGTTGGCCACCGGCGGTACAACTGCTGCGGCGGTGCGGCTTGTGGAGCGGCTCGGCGGGGTGGTGGTCGGCGTCTCCTTTCTCATCGAGCTTGCCTTCCTTCACGGGAGGGAGAAACTGAAAGGACAGAAGGTGCACGCGGTCATCAGCTGCGCATCCGAGTAA
- a CDS encoding acylphosphatase, which yields MKVRATIVVRGMVQGVGFRYYAYRHAKALGLKGYVKNQWDGSVLSEVEGERGMVEEYIKALKVGSRLSSVRDVDIHWAEYSGEFDSFEVAF from the coding sequence ATGAAAGTCCGGGCAACGATCGTAGTGCGTGGCATGGTGCAGGGGGTGGGGTTCCGCTACTACGCGTACCGACACGCCAAGGCGTTGGGGCTCAAGGGGTACGTCAAGAACCAGTGGGACGGCTCGGTATTAAGTGAGGTGGAGGGAGAGCGCGGCATGGTGGAAGAGTACATTAAGGCGCTAAAGGTGGGATCGCGCCTATCCAGCGTGCGCGACGTTGACATACACTGGGCAGAGTACAGCGGAGAATTCGACTCCTTTGAGGTAGCCTTTTGA
- a CDS encoding TIGR00725 family protein, whose translation MERRPVVAVLGGAVCSQEISQLAYEVGRLIAEQGGVLICGGRSGVMEAACRGAQEHGGLTVGILPGDDAGEANPFVQIAIATGLGEARNVLIVKSADAAIAVDGGYGTLSEIAFCLKLGVPVVGVQTWTIDPGIHQAHSAAEAVQMAFQLASSRAQRR comes from the coding sequence GTGGAGCGTAGACCAGTCGTTGCAGTGCTCGGCGGTGCCGTTTGCAGCCAGGAGATTAGCCAGCTCGCCTATGAGGTCGGGCGCCTCATCGCAGAGCAAGGGGGTGTTCTCATCTGTGGCGGACGGAGTGGAGTCATGGAGGCGGCCTGCCGAGGGGCCCAAGAGCATGGTGGCCTCACCGTGGGCATCCTGCCTGGGGATGACGCCGGCGAGGCGAATCCCTTCGTGCAGATTGCCATAGCTACTGGCCTCGGTGAGGCCCGCAATGTGCTCATCGTCAAGTCCGCGGATGCGGCCATCGCCGTAGACGGCGGCTATGGCACGCTCTCAGAGATTGCCTTCTGCCTGAAGCTTGGGGTACCTGTCGTTGGGGTGCAAACGTGGACGATAGATCCAGGCATCCACCAGGCGCACAGCGCCGCGGAGGCGGTGCAGATGGCCTTCCAATTGGCGAGCAGCAGGGCGCAGAGGAGATGA
- the asnS gene encoding asparagine--tRNA ligase, translated as MAQRVYIADIARHVGQTVEVWGWLYNMRSSGKLRFLLVRDGTGIIQSVFSLADVSEQVFAATEKLTQESSLKVTGIVREDRRAPGGYELLAQDMTIVHIAQEYPITPKEHGTTFLMDHRHLWLRSRKQHAILRIRHEIIRAARQFFDEQGFVLLDAPIFTPASVEGTTTLFESDYFGGKAYLTQSGQLYVEAGAMAFGKVYCFGPTFRAEKSKTRRHLTEFWMLEPEVAYADLDDIMALAEGLIVHIVQAVLNNRRAELAVIERDVAPLERVRPPFPRISYDEAADLLEEAGTGFTRGDDLGGTDETVLSQQFDRPVMVHRYPAAVKAFYMKDDPEHPGRVLCVDVLAPEGYGEIIGGGQREDDLETLQQKIRAHNLPREPYEWYLDLRRYGSVPHSGFGIGIERTVAWLCGLSHIRETIPFPRTMYRIYP; from the coding sequence ATGGCGCAACGAGTGTACATCGCGGACATCGCCAGGCATGTGGGGCAGACAGTGGAGGTGTGGGGGTGGCTTTACAACATGCGTTCCAGTGGCAAGTTGCGCTTTCTCCTGGTCCGTGACGGCACCGGAATTATCCAAAGCGTCTTCTCCCTGGCGGACGTCTCGGAGCAAGTTTTTGCTGCCACCGAGAAGCTCACGCAGGAGAGCTCGCTCAAAGTCACCGGCATAGTTCGAGAGGATAGACGTGCTCCGGGCGGCTACGAGCTCTTGGCGCAGGACATGACCATCGTCCACATCGCCCAGGAGTACCCCATCACGCCTAAGGAGCATGGCACCACCTTCCTCATGGACCATCGCCACCTTTGGCTGCGTTCGCGAAAGCAGCATGCCATTCTCCGCATCCGCCACGAAATCATCAGGGCTGCTCGCCAGTTCTTCGATGAACAGGGTTTCGTGCTTCTGGACGCTCCGATTTTCACGCCAGCCTCGGTGGAAGGGACCACTACTCTCTTTGAGAGCGACTACTTTGGCGGCAAGGCCTACCTGACGCAGAGCGGCCAGCTCTACGTGGAGGCAGGGGCAATGGCATTTGGCAAAGTCTACTGCTTCGGCCCCACCTTCCGCGCAGAGAAATCCAAGACGCGCCGCCACCTCACCGAGTTCTGGATGCTGGAGCCGGAAGTGGCCTACGCCGACCTCGACGATATTATGGCATTGGCCGAAGGGCTGATTGTCCACATCGTGCAGGCGGTGCTCAACAACCGTCGTGCGGAACTGGCGGTCATCGAACGCGACGTGGCGCCGCTGGAGCGCGTGCGCCCCCCATTCCCGCGCATTAGCTACGATGAGGCTGCCGACCTCCTGGAAGAAGCGGGCACGGGCTTCACGCGTGGGGACGACCTGGGCGGCACCGACGAAACGGTGCTCTCCCAGCAATTCGACAGGCCGGTGATGGTGCATCGGTACCCTGCGGCGGTGAAGGCCTTTTACATGAAAGACGACCCGGAACACCCTGGGCGAGTGCTGTGCGTCGATGTGTTGGCGCCCGAAGGCTATGGCGAGATCATCGGTGGCGGACAGCGTGAGGACGACTTGGAGACGCTGCAACAGAAGATCCGCGCGCACAACCTGCCTAGGGAGCCGTACGAGTGGTACCTCGATTTGCGCCGCTATGGCAGCGTCCCTCACTCCGGGTTCGGGATCGGCATCGAGCGGACGGTGGCCTGGCTGTGCGGTCTGTCCCACATTCGCGAGACGATCCCGTTCCCGCGCACCATGTACCGCATCTATCCATGA
- a CDS encoding universal stress protein: protein MVKRILLPVDGSEYTNSVVKHGIDLARRFGARVRLLSVVDVRVFEWVLSVGADGFVPVLPAPGYQEESRKLLEKKAQAVLDKCARALESEGIPHEAETLGGSPVEIICERANLVDLIIMGNRGEYARWATTMLGATLEAVTRHVSKPIMIVQQRFRNVQRMLAAYDGSEHANRALQLAGFFAEYLGAKITVVHVSDDRELSTRICAEGVHYLQAYRAEVDSAWLSGRPDAAVIDLAAKGKYDLIVMGAYGHSRIREAILGSTTVQIMRKSPVPVLMVK from the coding sequence ATGGTCAAGCGGATACTTCTTCCTGTAGACGGTTCCGAGTACACCAACTCGGTCGTCAAACACGGCATCGACCTGGCGCGGCGTTTTGGAGCGCGCGTGCGCCTCCTTTCGGTGGTCGACGTGCGCGTCTTCGAATGGGTGCTGTCGGTGGGGGCCGATGGCTTTGTGCCGGTACTGCCTGCCCCCGGCTACCAGGAGGAATCGCGGAAGCTTCTGGAAAAGAAGGCGCAAGCGGTGCTGGACAAGTGCGCGCGCGCCTTAGAAAGCGAGGGCATTCCCCACGAAGCGGAAACCTTGGGGGGCTCGCCGGTTGAAATTATCTGCGAGCGCGCCAACTTGGTGGACCTCATCATCATGGGCAACCGGGGGGAATATGCGCGCTGGGCGACGACCATGCTGGGAGCCACCTTGGAGGCAGTGACCCGCCATGTCAGCAAGCCGATCATGATTGTGCAGCAGCGCTTCCGGAACGTGCAGAGGATGCTGGCTGCCTACGACGGCAGCGAACACGCAAACCGGGCACTGCAACTGGCAGGCTTTTTCGCCGAGTACCTCGGTGCCAAGATCACCGTGGTGCACGTGTCAGACGATCGGGAGCTGTCCACCCGCATCTGCGCAGAGGGGGTGCACTACCTGCAGGCCTATCGAGCCGAAGTGGACTCTGCGTGGCTCTCCGGGCGCCCTGATGCGGCGGTGATCGACTTGGCCGCCAAGGGCAAATATGACCTCATCGTGATGGGCGCCTACGGCCACTCGCGCATCCGCGAAGCCATTCTCGGCAGCACCACCGTGCAGATTATGCGCAAAAGCCCCGTCCCGGTACTCATGGTGAAGTAG